A single window of Thalassomonas viridans DNA harbors:
- a CDS encoding formylglycine-generating enzyme family protein: protein MKKLSPKLFAPVLLLASTAASANSTPIEPVLVPLKNPAEKLDIHMGKYEITVAEFTRFINATGYQVPEKCMLFSSTKWPSPDKPGKWDDAELISEPYRPVVCVGTQGAMAYADWLAKSTGKPYRLAEHNEWLYAASEGKNSRFAFGEDFRQTQICDYENVEDYANVAGLKAHHDVRYDTSANCNDGAIYHTVVGMYRPNKFGLHDMMGNVKELLQTCLKSDEKDPSKCVKYAVAGEAWHWQARGVNNPDWIAHDFYGSIEGFRLVLDTAEPVKQSQGTVAFVKALTKAQQKTWKKHQELKSLPLSPSGLTAKLLKNNKAELNWQPVTGKDISYSVYRSYLDPEGKISRKPQKIAEGVKQAAFTDQLPGRGAASYTVFANSAIGESMVSNEVSVGAHKAFTPGERIQAEQYQAYRHIWVQGKEQEHSVGFSPNERHYANGQKPFLPAWLKFNFNSEYTGPATLKMRMRNQDGAEFEIWQGHHLVARLSGEKSDGFSEITADVSLIASNQPLEIRAANQNWLLIDWFEFNR from the coding sequence ATGAAAAAACTATCCCCAAAACTATTCGCCCCTGTATTGCTATTAGCCAGTACTGCCGCCAGTGCCAACAGCACACCTATTGAACCTGTGCTGGTGCCACTCAAGAATCCGGCAGAGAAGCTGGATATCCATATGGGAAAATATGAAATCACGGTTGCCGAGTTTACCCGCTTTATTAATGCCACCGGCTATCAGGTGCCAGAAAAGTGCATGTTATTCAGTTCAACCAAATGGCCTTCCCCCGACAAGCCGGGCAAATGGGATGATGCCGAACTAATCAGTGAACCGTACCGGCCCGTGGTTTGTGTCGGCACCCAGGGTGCTATGGCCTATGCCGACTGGCTGGCAAAAAGCACCGGCAAGCCGTACCGCTTAGCCGAGCACAACGAATGGCTTTACGCAGCCTCCGAAGGTAAAAATAGCCGCTTTGCCTTTGGTGAAGACTTCAGGCAAACACAAATATGCGATTACGAAAACGTTGAAGATTACGCCAATGTTGCCGGGCTAAAGGCTCACCATGACGTGCGTTACGACACCAGCGCCAACTGCAACGACGGTGCCATTTACCATACCGTGGTAGGCATGTACCGGCCCAATAAATTCGGTTTGCATGACATGATGGGTAATGTCAAAGAGCTGCTGCAAACTTGCCTCAAAAGCGATGAAAAAGATCCGTCCAAGTGCGTAAAATATGCTGTCGCCGGTGAAGCCTGGCACTGGCAGGCGCGCGGCGTAAATAATCCCGACTGGATTGCACATGACTTTTACGGCAGCATTGAAGGCTTCCGCCTGGTACTGGACACCGCAGAGCCGGTAAAACAATCACAGGGTACGGTAGCCTTTGTTAAAGCGCTGACCAAGGCACAACAAAAAACATGGAAAAAGCATCAAGAGCTTAAATCCCTGCCTCTTAGCCCGTCAGGACTGACAGCTAAATTGTTAAAGAATAACAAAGCAGAATTAAACTGGCAGCCGGTTACGGGGAAGGATATCAGCTACTCCGTTTACCGCAGTTATCTTGACCCCGAAGGAAAAATAAGTCGGAAGCCGCAAAAAATTGCCGAAGGCGTAAAGCAAGCCGCTTTTACCGACCAGCTTCCGGGCCGGGGGGCGGCCAGTTATACGGTTTTTGCCAACTCAGCCATTGGCGAAAGCATGGTCAGCAATGAAGTCTCTGTAGGAGCACATAAAGCCTTTACACCCGGCGAACGCATTCAGGCTGAACAATATCAGGCATACCGCCATATCTGGGTTCAGGGCAAAGAGCAGGAGCACAGCGTCGGCTTCTCCCCCAATGAAAGGCACTACGCCAATGGCCAGAAACCTTTTCTCCCTGCCTGGTTAAAGTTCAATTTCAACAGCGAATATACCGGTCCGGCAACATTAAAAATGCGCATGCGCAACCAGGACGGCGCAGAGTTTGAGATCTGGCAAGGCCACCACTTAGTTGCACGGCTAAGCGGCGAAAAATCGGATGGCTTCAGCGAAATCACCGCCGATGTCTCGCTGATTGCCTCAAACCAGCCACTCGAAATCCGTGCCGCCAACCAAAACTGGCTGCTGATCGACTGGTTTGAGTTTAATCGCTAG
- a CDS encoding MarC family protein, producing MYELFISTFVTFFVVIDPLGIAPVFAVMTDGASSTFKRKMIIKSVLTGTIILLLFAFVGNGLLKALGISMMAFKTAGGILLFMIALEMVFEMRTERREKKSEAFTHEHGQEQDTEHGQEEEGEQTGQAKPVPAKSTPAEVTYPDEEFDDISIFPMAIPFIAGPGSIATIMLLMSHYPGQFEFQSVVIGAMLVALISTIVILFAASKIIGMLGQTVANAITRILGVLLAAMATQYIFDGIQGTFF from the coding sequence ATGTATGAACTCTTTATCAGTACCTTTGTGACTTTTTTTGTGGTGATCGACCCCTTAGGCATAGCCCCGGTATTTGCCGTGATGACCGACGGCGCAAGCAGTACCTTTAAGCGCAAAATGATTATTAAATCTGTGTTAACCGGCACTATCATTTTGCTGTTGTTTGCGTTTGTCGGTAACGGTTTGTTGAAGGCGCTGGGTATTTCCATGATGGCCTTTAAAACCGCCGGCGGCATCTTGCTGTTCATGATTGCTCTGGAGATGGTATTTGAAATGCGTACCGAGCGCCGTGAAAAGAAAAGTGAAGCCTTTACACATGAACATGGTCAGGAGCAAGACACTGAACATGGGCAGGAAGAGGAGGGCGAACAAACCGGGCAAGCCAAGCCTGTACCTGCTAAATCAACACCTGCTGAGGTGACCTACCCGGATGAAGAGTTTGACGATATTTCGATTTTTCCCATGGCGATCCCTTTTATTGCCGGGCCGGGCAGTATCGCCACTATTATGCTGTTAATGAGCCACTATCCCGGACAGTTCGAGTTCCAGTCAGTGGTGATCGGCGCTATGCTGGTGGCTTTGATTTCCACCATAGTGATTTTATTTGCTGCCAGTAAAATTATTGGTATGCTCGGGCAAACCGTGGCGAATGCTATTACCCGGATATTAGGGGTTTTGCTGGCAGCAATGGCCACTCAGTATATTTTTGACGGTATTCAGGGCACGTTTTTTTAG
- a CDS encoding outer membrane protein assembly factor BamE: MLFRILTVVFILSLSGCSSWVFRYDIPQGNYLEQKNIDKLQIGMTKEQVKFILGSPVVVDAFNDDTWHYVYQFKSGRSAEFNSRKDFTVKFENDKLVSATGDFELSENFNTPMEQ; encoded by the coding sequence ATGTTGTTTCGAATTTTAACTGTCGTTTTTATACTTTCACTTTCAGGCTGTTCCAGTTGGGTATTCCGCTACGATATCCCGCAAGGTAATTACCTTGAACAAAAGAACATAGATAAATTACAAATAGGTATGACCAAAGAACAGGTAAAATTCATCTTAGGCAGCCCGGTAGTGGTTGACGCCTTCAATGACGATACCTGGCATTATGTTTACCAGTTCAAGTCAGGCCGCAGTGCTGAGTTTAACAGCCGCAAAGACTTCACCGTGAAATTTGAAAACGACAAACTTGTTTCCGCCACCGGTGATTTTGAGTTATCCGAAAACTTCAATACCCCAATGGAACAATAA
- a CDS encoding protocatechuate 3,4-dioxygenase, with translation MKRRVFIKGSVLGTVASVITGSVQAKMPTPAEVEGPFYPITPQKDQDADLTRVAGKNGVAQGEIIEVSGQVFDTDLNPVEGVTIDLWQANTFGKYHHPHDTSSAPVDENFQAWAIIQSGSQGRFKFKTVVPGAYPLGSNQQRTPHIHFKIGKNGYVPLLTQMYFPNHPLNKQDGLFKRKSAEEQARMTAKVAGNGNQYQYDIIIEKL, from the coding sequence ATGAAACGTCGTGTTTTTATTAAAGGCAGTGTCTTGGGCACTGTGGCCAGCGTAATTACCGGCAGTGTGCAGGCTAAAATGCCGACACCTGCCGAAGTTGAGGGGCCTTTTTATCCCATCACACCGCAAAAGGATCAGGACGCCGATCTCACCAGGGTGGCCGGGAAAAACGGGGTTGCCCAGGGGGAGATTATTGAGGTCTCTGGCCAGGTGTTCGATACGGATTTAAATCCGGTTGAAGGGGTGACCATAGATTTGTGGCAGGCAAATACTTTTGGCAAATACCATCATCCTCACGACACCAGTTCTGCTCCCGTAGACGAGAACTTCCAGGCCTGGGCGATTATACAAAGCGGTAGCCAGGGCAGGTTTAAATTTAAAACGGTTGTTCCCGGTGCCTATCCATTGGGTAGCAACCAGCAGAGAACGCCTCATATTCATTTTAAAATAGGCAAAAACGGCTATGTGCCGTTGCTGACGCAAATGTATTTTCCCAATCATCCGTTAAATAAACAAGACGGTTTGTTCAAAAGAAAATCTGCTGAAGAGCAGGCGAGGATGACGGCCAAAGTTGCCGGTAACGGTAACCAGTATCAATACGATATTATTATCGAAAAATTATAA
- a CDS encoding winged helix-turn-helix domain-containing protein, translated as MEVKFADYRFLREQLVLYKQDELIPLKSNQALLLDFFLSDPERIHSKDAIMDSVWQGKVVSEQVVFQTISQLRAVLGDKAIRTFSKKGYQWQLPILPEHNSVPVEAAEQPVVEGSAKERKFSLAWLGVFFILLVISGFIYSIQSPGNKPVSLHLLDSGNNGGPSQPVFKQILSGALEQNEAFVFQEKPLDISVRQAFSAPKLTWQQADLAADNWLIWGDTYTSEQGIFLNFGLSRDNTRWQGYLFAENARKLAHKLAQRLDELQVIGLFSAVNERLDINQLMSMQQVADKDPDLLLLLAKHYISIQQLDVALTYLQKLANLDSSYASRPYQAHAQWYRGKIYKMRRQHLQAANSLETMSAVLADTPLWPLNFHNIKTKAWLAYEQTNYDVMFATLEQGIKLGRKQADALTLFELHIIYSILAQKTGEDHQKYHHLNEAQALLLKHKLDDSNLAVVYYHFALFTEDNSKAIPYLERILTLPRTAQNYWVLDNAFEMLVNHRLEQQDFTGALAMFSGVADSLKKQVLKAKVMQARQEPEQAKPLLQKAFERARLEYDIGTGLQAALMLYQLSTGQPKARAEYLAYLESNAKPGWLRQHNVVLASELQPQPSD; from the coding sequence ATGGAAGTTAAATTTGCCGACTATCGATTTTTACGCGAGCAGCTCGTGTTATATAAACAGGATGAACTTATCCCGCTTAAGTCTAACCAGGCGCTGTTGTTAGACTTTTTTTTATCCGATCCTGAACGCATTCATAGCAAAGACGCTATTATGGACTCGGTATGGCAGGGGAAAGTGGTGTCTGAGCAGGTTGTTTTCCAAACCATCAGCCAGCTACGGGCGGTATTGGGGGATAAGGCCATTAGGACCTTTTCCAAAAAGGGCTACCAATGGCAACTGCCGATTCTTCCCGAGCATAACAGTGTGCCCGTTGAAGCGGCTGAACAACCCGTGGTTGAGGGCAGTGCTAAGGAGCGCAAGTTTTCTTTAGCCTGGTTGGGCGTTTTCTTCATTCTGCTGGTGATTTCGGGCTTTATTTATAGCATTCAAAGCCCTGGAAATAAGCCGGTATCTTTGCACCTGCTTGATAGCGGAAATAATGGCGGACCGTCGCAACCGGTATTTAAGCAAATTTTAAGTGGGGCACTTGAGCAGAATGAGGCATTTGTATTCCAGGAAAAGCCATTGGATATCTCGGTGAGGCAGGCGTTCTCTGCCCCTAAATTAACCTGGCAACAGGCTGATTTAGCTGCCGATAACTGGCTGATTTGGGGAGATACCTATACCTCGGAGCAGGGGATCTTTTTAAACTTTGGTTTGTCCCGCGATAATACCCGCTGGCAGGGCTATCTGTTTGCAGAAAATGCCAGGAAGCTAGCACATAAACTGGCGCAAAGGCTGGATGAATTGCAGGTGATAGGCTTATTTTCAGCGGTTAATGAAAGATTGGATATCAACCAGTTAATGTCGATGCAGCAAGTTGCCGACAAAGATCCTGATTTACTATTGTTGTTGGCCAAACATTATATCAGCATACAGCAACTGGATGTGGCCCTTACTTACCTGCAAAAGCTGGCAAACCTGGATAGCTCGTATGCATCTCGCCCTTATCAGGCACATGCACAGTGGTACAGGGGTAAGATATATAAAATGCGCAGACAGCACTTGCAGGCGGCTAACAGCTTGGAAACCATGTCGGCTGTTTTGGCCGATACCCCGTTATGGCCGCTGAACTTTCATAATATCAAAACCAAAGCCTGGCTCGCTTACGAGCAAACCAATTATGACGTTATGTTCGCAACCTTAGAGCAGGGGATTAAGCTGGGGCGGAAACAGGCAGATGCTTTAACCTTGTTTGAACTGCATATTATCTATTCCATCCTGGCACAAAAAACGGGTGAAGATCATCAAAAATATCATCATCTTAATGAGGCGCAGGCGCTATTGCTAAAACATAAGCTTGATGATTCAAATTTAGCGGTTGTTTATTATCACTTTGCCTTGTTTACCGAAGATAACAGCAAGGCAATTCCTTATCTGGAGCGGATATTAACTTTGCCCCGTACCGCACAAAACTACTGGGTTTTGGATAATGCCTTTGAAATGCTTGTTAACCACCGCTTGGAGCAACAAGACTTTACCGGGGCACTTGCGATGTTTTCCGGAGTTGCCGACAGCCTGAAAAAACAGGTATTAAAAGCCAAAGTTATGCAGGCCCGGCAAGAGCCGGAGCAGGCGAAGCCGCTTTTGCAAAAGGCGTTCGAGCGGGCCCGGCTGGAGTATGATATTGGCACCGGCTTACAAGCTGCGCTGATGTTATACCAGCTTTCGACCGGGCAACCTAAAGCTCGTGCCGAATATTTGGCCTACCTGGAAAGCAATGCCAAGCCTGGCTGGCTAAGACAGCACAATGTTGTCTTAGCCAGTGAACTGCAGCCTCAGCCTAGCGATTAA